The sequence CTTTGCTGCAATGTTGGCGTAGGTGTTGGTGAAGAGATATTGGTTGGTTGTGCGGTAGGCATTGAACCACACGCAGCGAATGATAGAATGGCAAGACCGTAGATAAGCAGGCACAAATATCGCATACGTCGCCGCAGATGTCTAATCACGATCGTATCGACAAGGCGCAATCGCACAACCGCTTTTATTATAACGTTGTGACTAACTGTCGTTGGTTAAGAACATATTAAACCTTCTTGAAGGATTTAGGACTAGGCTTCACAAACGGTTATTGAGGATTTGAACAAAGACCCTGATTGCTCATCAGGATCATCCCGTGCGCGTCGTACCATTGCCTGGGAGTAGAATAGGAAGTAGGGTTGAGTGGTAAGGATTTTCAGAGTTCTTAGATTTGGGTCACCTTCGATGAATGACTGATGAAAAAGCGGAGTGACAGCAATGAACATCGTGCACCCGCTTCCGGTAACGCCCGGCCCGCGCAGTCGCTTGGGTGTGCGGGTCTCGGTCCTGCGTTGTGCATTGTGCGGCTAGCACCCATCGGTGGGCGCAGCAGCACACCATTGCCCCTTCAGGTCACGGGTATGAACGGCGTGATGACGGGCGTTGGGCAGATACCTTCGGAACGGGGAGCTGGAAACTTCCTTACGCGCTGCGGATAGTTTGGGAAACTGTATCTTCTGACCACTCTTCTCTCTTTCCGCTCTCCACGCCTCTGCCGGGTAGGGTGAGAACTTTGCCAATCTCACTTCGAGACATGTAATATATTGACAAATCTCAATATATCTGCTACATTCACCGGCAGGATCGCTTATCATGGGAGGACAAATGGTTGTACCAAACCAAGATCGGGATGGTGTGAAGGTCAGGGCAGGATGTTGCACGCCATTCATTAATGAGCAGCTTACCGATAGCGAAGCAACCCAACTTGCCGAGACACTATCCCTGCTCGCCCATCCGATACGTCTGCGTCTCCTTACCATTCTGGCACGTCATGCTGGTCACGTCTGCGTTTGTGATCTCGAAGCGGCACTACCGGTCAAGCAGCCTACCGTTTCTCATCACCTGCGTTTATTGCGTGACGGTGGGTTGATCGAGGGTGAACGGCGTGGACAGTGGGTCTATTACGCAATCCGTCGTGAGGCATTAGCCCGTGTTCGAACGTTGATTCATACCTTCTTCGACCAGCTTGGCGAGTCGTAAGCCTATCACCGATCGGCGGGGAGGTTGTTTTTTTATCGTTAGTATATCGATACTTTTCAATATGTTTCTGAAAGGAGCAGGTATGACTTTCCCTATCGCAATCATCGGCGCCGGACCGGTCGGGTTAGCCGCTGCGGCCCATCTCGCCGAACGAGGAGAGCCATTTGTGGTGTTGGAAGCCGGCGCCGAGGCTGGCGCAGCCGTCTTACGCTGGGGCCATGTGCAGATGTTTACCCCCTGGCGCTACTGTGTTGATGCCGCAGCTCAGCGTTTATTGGCGGCTACTGGCTGGCAGATGCCGCCATCTGATACATTTCCGACCGGCGCTGAACTCGTTACCCATTACCTTGCACCTTTGGCTGCCTTACCTACCATAGCCCCCTTCATACGTTATCGCCAGCGTGTTGTGGCAGTCGCACGTCGTGGTCATGACCGGCAACGTGGTCGCGAGCGGCAGTCAGTACCGTTTCAGTTAACCCTGGTTGATGATACAGGGCAGGAATCACTCTTGTTGGCACGTGCAGTGATCGACGCATCCGGTACGTACCTTTCACCTAATCCACTAGGAGCAGCCGGCATTCCTGCTATTGGCGAACGTAAAGCTGCCGATCATATCTTCTACGGTATTCCTGACGTTCTGGGCCGTCTCCACTCGCGCTACGCCAATCGTCGGGTGTTGGTTGCCGGCAGTGGCCATTCGGCGTTCAATACCCTACTCGATCTGGTGACCCTGAGTGTCACTGCACCGGCAACACAGATCATCTGGGTAGTACGACGTAATGCAACTAACCTCGAGCGTATTTTTGGCGGTGGTGAAGCTGATGCCCTGGTTGCACGCGGTCGATTAGGGATGCAGATACGGTCACTCATTGCGGAGGGACAGGTGACAATGGTTACCGGCTGGCAGACCGAGCAAGTGCAACAGACCGATGATGGACTGGTGGTGAGTGATGGCGAGCGAACCCTCCCACCGGTTGATGAGATTATCGTCTGTACCGGTTTTCGGCCTGATCTGACCATTATGCGCGAATTACGACTGGCGCTGGACCCAATTGTCGAGGCGCCGGTGGCGCTGGCGCCGCTGATCGACCCCAACCTGCATAGTTGCGGTACCGTTCCACCACATGGTTTCACCGAATTACGCCATCCTGAACCAGATGTCTTCATTGTGGGAATGAAAAGTTACGGTCGAGCGCCAACGTTCCTACTCTTAACCGGCTATGAGCAGGTGCGTTCGGTAACGGCAGCGTTGTGTGGCGATTGGGAAGCTGCTCGTCGGGTGGAGCTGAAACTACCGGAGACAGGGGTCTGTAGCGGACCAGGTGGTCATGACAGCCGATGTTGTACGCCTGCAACAACCACGTTTTCGTCCACAATTGAGTTACAATCGGTATCGCGCTCATGTTGTTAAAGCAGCTATGGTCTGGTCGCCTCTATTACGGTTGGGTGATACTGTTGACCGTCTCGGTCACAGAAGTCATCTCGTGGGGTATTTTGTATTACGCCTACAGCGTATTTATCTTACCGATAACTACTGATCTAGGAGTCGATCAACTCACAGGAGCTACCGGTTATTCGGTAGCGCTGCTGGCTAATGGGCTGGCAGCCCCCCTGGTTGGCTGGTGGCTTGACCGTTACGGCAGTCGTAGCCTTATGACGGTAGGTTCGCTTGCCGGTTGTGGGTTTGTAGTACTCTGGTCGCAGATTACAAGCCCATTTCAGCTCTATCTGGTTATGGTCGGGGTTGGTGTTGCAAGTGCTGCCGTTCTTTATGAACCGGCCTTTGCAATTGTCGCAACCTGGTTTCGTCGCGAGCGTGGTCGGGCATTGCAAATATTAACCTTCTTCGGGGCCTGGGCCAGCTTTATCTTCATTCCGTTGGCCGGTTGGCTTGTCGATCAAATAGGCTGGCGTTCAGCGTTACTGGTGCTGGCGGCAATCCTGGCGCTCACCATCCCACCCCACGCACTGGTGCTGCGGCGCCGTCCGTCCGATCTGGGGCTGGCACCCGATGGCATGTCACAGGCAACGGGCCCTACGACTTTGCCTGAACCCTCAGTACGCCTGGGAGGTGCGATCAGGGAGTTACGCTTCTGGTTGCTAAGTATTGCGTTTGCGATGAGCGGATTTGCAACAGTGGCCATGACGGTGCATCTTATTCCCTATCTGCTAAACCGAGATGAAGACCTGGTATTTGCCGCTTCAATTGCCGGATTACACGGCTTTATGTCACTGCTTGGCCGTTTGTTCCTCGGCCCACTTGGTGAGCGGTGGCCGCGCTGGTTGGTTACAGTCGGGCTGTTTGGTATGCAGATCGTCGGACTGGCAGTTTTGGTTTGCTCTCCACACACTGTTGCTGCCCTGATCTATATTGCACTCTTCGGGGCAGGTGCTGGGACTCAAACCATCATGCGGGCAGCATTAATTGCTGAAGAATACGGATCGAGCAATTATGGTGTTATCAGTGGTGTACAGAATAGTATTCTCACCACCGCTCGTACTATAGCACCGATCGTGGCCGGACTATTGGTAGGACTGATCGGGTACAGTGGCATGGTATGGTCGCTGATCGGTCTGTTGACAATTGGAGTCATTGCCCTCGTGGTTGTTGGAAAGCGTAACGTTATGCGGGTTTGACTCATCTTAATCAACGAGGGCATAAGCAGCAAATGGAGCAAATTCATGAAGCGACGAGTGGTGATCATTGGTGGTGGTGCAGCCGGTATGAGTGCGGCAGCCAAAGCACGACGAACTGATGCTGAGCTTGATATTGTCGTGTACGAGCGATCCGGTTTTGTGAGCTATGGCGCTTGTGGTTTTCCCTACGCCATCAAGGGTGAGATTGCCCGAATTGAAGCTGTGATTGTACGCACACCTGAACAGTTTGCCCGGCAGGGCATTCAAGCGCTCATTCATCACGAAGTGTTGGCAATTGATACTGAACGACAAACAGTACGAGTACGTGATTTGACCGGTGGACGTGAGTTTGTTGACCATTGGGATGAGTTAGTGCTCACCACTGGCGGTCAGCCGGTTCGTCCCCCCCTCTCTGGCGTCGATTTGCCTGGTGTTTTCACATTGCGGAACGTTGAGGATGCACAGGCTATCCAGCACTGGCTGCACGAACAACAACCACGCACTGGGGTCATCATTGGTGGTGGGTACATCGGTTTAGAGATGGCAGAAGCGCTGGCCGCACATGGCGTACAATTAACCCTGATTGAGCGGCTATCGCAAGTGCTGCCGGGTTTCGATAGTGAACTGGCGGCTCAGGTTGAGGCCGAATTACGGCAGCATCAGGTCGATGTTCGTTTAGGCCAGACTGTTCAGGCCATTGGTGGTGATGAGCGAGTACGCGAAGTACTTGTTGATGGGCAATCAATCCCGGCTGAAATAGTCATCCTTGCAGTTGGTGTACGGCCAGGGGTTGCCCTTGCCCGTTCGGCTGGTATTGCGCTTGGAACAACCGGTGCAGTAGCAGTCGATGATCATCAGCGCACGAATGTTCCTCATGTGTGGGCCGCAGGTGACGTAGCCGAAGCATTCCATCGGGTGACTGGGAAACCGGTCTGGGTACCACTTGGTACAACGGCAAACAAGCAGGGGCGAGTTGCCGGTGAGAATCTGGCCGGCGGTGACGCACGATTTGGCGGGATTGTTGGTACGGTAGCTGTAAAGGTGTTTGATCTGGAAGCGGCAATGAGCGGCCTGTCACTGGCGCGAGCGCAGGCCGAAGGTTTTGCAGCTAGAGCGATCAGTGCGACGGCGAACTCACGTGCACACTATATGCCGGGACATCAGCCAATTACCATCTCGCTGGTGTTTGATGAAGCGAGTCGTCGCCTGCTTGGTGGGCAGATGGTTGGTCGGGAAGGGGTTGCCAAGCGAATCGATACCGTTGCAGCAGCCTTGCAGGCTGGTTGGACCATTGACGAACTGGCTGAGCTGGATGCGAGCTATGCCCCGCCATTTGCACCAGTCTGGGATCCAATTCTGGTAGCAGCTAACCTGGCTCGCAAGTAGGAAGGTTGTCGTATCATCTTTCGGCAAAAAACACCGAATCGTTTTGCCCTCGCAAACGGTATATATTATAGAACCGAACATTGTAGCGCGAGGGCAGCATGATTTCACTCCGGATGCACGAACTACCTACGCATGATCAACCACGAGAACGCCTGGCCCGATTGGGAGCGGGAGCATTGAGCGATGCCGAACTGCTCGCGATCTTGTTGCGCGTGGGTACTAACGGCGCCAATGTCTTGCAACTGGCTTACCAGTTGCTTGCCGAATGTGGTGGCTGGGCCGGATTACAACTGCTTGATTTCAACGATCTCTGTCAGCACCATGGCATTGGCACAAGCAAGGCGGCCAGTATCAAGGCGGCCCTCGAAATCGGACGGCGTCTGGCCCGTAGCGGGATTGAAGAGCGGTTCCCGATCCGCTCACCCGCCGACGTGGCAACGCTCTTGATGGTCGAAATGAGCCATCTCGATCAAGAGCATCTACGTACCATCTTGCTTGACACTAAAAATCGCGTCCAGCAAATCAATACGGTGTACATTGGGAGTCTTAATTCGGCTACCATTCGAGTTGGAGAGGTTTTCAAAGAGGCAGTGCGGCGCAACAGTGCCGGTATTATCGTGGTACATAATCATCCATCGGGTGAGGCGACTCCTTCCATGGACGACATCGAGGTTACCCGACAGTTGGTGGCAGCCGGTCGTTTACTCGATATCGAGCTGATCGATCACTTGATTATCGGTCGTGGGCAGTACGTCAGTCTCCGCGAGCGCAGACTGGGTTTTGAGTGAGCGGTAACGAACGGCGCCTCGGTGATGGCGCAGGCCACTGGCCCGCGCTTCAAGTTGTTTTGTCTACTCGCATCGGTATGCGCGCTTCTCTTCTGAATTTCCAAGCAACAGGCACTGTTTCAAACGCTGTCTCAGAGCCTGATTAAAAACGTTCCATTAGGCACGTACCGTACCCGTGCGACTATTGCGTGAGGGGTTTCCAGCGTTCTTTCAGTCCCACGTTTCCC comes from Chloroflexus sp. Y-396-1 and encodes:
- a CDS encoding FAD-dependent oxidoreductase; the encoded protein is MKRRVVIIGGGAAGMSAAAKARRTDAELDIVVYERSGFVSYGACGFPYAIKGEIARIEAVIVRTPEQFARQGIQALIHHEVLAIDTERQTVRVRDLTGGREFVDHWDELVLTTGGQPVRPPLSGVDLPGVFTLRNVEDAQAIQHWLHEQQPRTGVIIGGGYIGLEMAEALAAHGVQLTLIERLSQVLPGFDSELAAQVEAELRQHQVDVRLGQTVQAIGGDERVREVLVDGQSIPAEIVILAVGVRPGVALARSAGIALGTTGAVAVDDHQRTNVPHVWAAGDVAEAFHRVTGKPVWVPLGTTANKQGRVAGENLAGGDARFGGIVGTVAVKVFDLEAAMSGLSLARAQAEGFAARAISATANSRAHYMPGHQPITISLVFDEASRRLLGGQMVGREGVAKRIDTVAAALQAGWTIDELAELDASYAPPFAPVWDPILVAANLARK
- a CDS encoding MFS transporter — translated: MLLKQLWSGRLYYGWVILLTVSVTEVISWGILYYAYSVFILPITTDLGVDQLTGATGYSVALLANGLAAPLVGWWLDRYGSRSLMTVGSLAGCGFVVLWSQITSPFQLYLVMVGVGVASAAVLYEPAFAIVATWFRRERGRALQILTFFGAWASFIFIPLAGWLVDQIGWRSALLVLAAILALTIPPHALVLRRRPSDLGLAPDGMSQATGPTTLPEPSVRLGGAIRELRFWLLSIAFAMSGFATVAMTVHLIPYLLNRDEDLVFAASIAGLHGFMSLLGRLFLGPLGERWPRWLVTVGLFGMQIVGLAVLVCSPHTVAALIYIALFGAGAGTQTIMRAALIAEEYGSSNYGVISGVQNSILTTARTIAPIVAGLLVGLIGYSGMVWSLIGLLTIGVIALVVVGKRNVMRV
- a CDS encoding helix-turn-helix transcriptional regulator, translating into MVVPNQDRDGVKVRAGCCTPFINEQLTDSEATQLAETLSLLAHPIRLRLLTILARHAGHVCVCDLEAALPVKQPTVSHHLRLLRDGGLIEGERRGQWVYYAIRREALARVRTLIHTFFDQLGES
- the radC gene encoding DNA repair protein RadC, giving the protein MISLRMHELPTHDQPRERLARLGAGALSDAELLAILLRVGTNGANVLQLAYQLLAECGGWAGLQLLDFNDLCQHHGIGTSKAASIKAALEIGRRLARSGIEERFPIRSPADVATLLMVEMSHLDQEHLRTILLDTKNRVQQINTVYIGSLNSATIRVGEVFKEAVRRNSAGIIVVHNHPSGEATPSMDDIEVTRQLVAAGRLLDIELIDHLIIGRGQYVSLRERRLGFE
- a CDS encoding FAD-dependent oxidoreductase yields the protein MTFPIAIIGAGPVGLAAAAHLAERGEPFVVLEAGAEAGAAVLRWGHVQMFTPWRYCVDAAAQRLLAATGWQMPPSDTFPTGAELVTHYLAPLAALPTIAPFIRYRQRVVAVARRGHDRQRGRERQSVPFQLTLVDDTGQESLLLARAVIDASGTYLSPNPLGAAGIPAIGERKAADHIFYGIPDVLGRLHSRYANRRVLVAGSGHSAFNTLLDLVTLSVTAPATQIIWVVRRNATNLERIFGGGEADALVARGRLGMQIRSLIAEGQVTMVTGWQTEQVQQTDDGLVVSDGERTLPPVDEIIVCTGFRPDLTIMRELRLALDPIVEAPVALAPLIDPNLHSCGTVPPHGFTELRHPEPDVFIVGMKSYGRAPTFLLLTGYEQVRSVTAALCGDWEAARRVELKLPETGVCSGPGGHDSRCCTPATTTFSSTIELQSVSRSCC